In Mycobacterium sp. Aquia_216, a genomic segment contains:
- a CDS encoding MerR family transcriptional regulator: MSITVSVGQFATMTHLSVKTLRHYHHVGLLEPVHVDSETGYRYYSLDQLPTAQLIRRLRDLRMPVADVREVLVAQHAGERESLIAAHIDHLEAELAQTKAAVNSLRALLNNAASPQPVHRRAESTIPAVAITATVDPIDIEIWWHDALHDIREAVRTGRLDQTGPAGGIYDESLFQHEPGQATVFIPVTTPRQLGHVEPILVPAAEVAVTTHHGAPADIDLAYAELGSYIASQGLAVGPRIREYYHCDRTHTADETQWRTEVAWPIIDVLTPRA, encoded by the coding sequence ATGAGCATCACCGTTTCTGTCGGGCAATTCGCCACGATGACCCACCTCAGCGTCAAGACGCTGCGCCACTACCACCATGTCGGACTACTCGAACCGGTACACGTCGATAGCGAGACCGGATACCGCTACTACTCTCTCGACCAACTGCCCACCGCTCAACTGATCCGACGACTACGTGACCTGCGGATGCCCGTCGCCGACGTCCGAGAAGTTCTTGTCGCTCAGCATGCCGGTGAGCGCGAATCCTTGATCGCAGCCCACATCGACCACCTCGAAGCCGAGCTGGCCCAGACAAAGGCCGCGGTCAATTCGCTTCGGGCCCTGCTGAATAACGCGGCGAGTCCGCAGCCCGTGCACCGACGTGCCGAGTCGACCATCCCAGCGGTCGCCATCACCGCCACCGTCGACCCCATCGACATCGAAATCTGGTGGCACGACGCCCTACACGATATTCGTGAGGCGGTGCGGACTGGTCGGCTTGACCAAACCGGGCCCGCGGGCGGGATATACGACGAGAGCCTGTTTCAACACGAACCAGGCCAAGCCACCGTGTTTATCCCCGTCACCACACCACGGCAACTGGGGCACGTCGAACCCATCCTGGTGCCCGCCGCGGAGGTCGCCGTGACGACCCACCACGGCGCCCCGGCCGATATCGACCTCGCCTACGCCGAGCTTGGCAGCTACATAGCCAGCCAAGGACTCGCCGTCGGACCACGCATCCGCGAGTACTACCACTGTGATCGCACGCACACGGCAGACGAAACCCAATGGAGAACCGAAGTCGCCTGGCCCATCATCGACGTCCTTACGCCCAGGGCATGA
- the ychF gene encoding redox-regulated ATPase YchF yields MSLSLGIVGLPNVGKSTLFNALTRNNVVAANYPFATIEPNEGVVSLPDPRLDKLAELFGSERIVAAPVTFVDIAGIVKGASEGAGLGNKFLANIRECDAICQVVRVFADDDVVHVDGKVDPRSDIEVIETELILADMQTLEKAIPRLEKEARNNKERKPVHEAAVAAEAVLDSGKTLFAAGVDASLLRELNLMTTKPFLYVFNADESVLTDDARKAELSAMVAPADAVFLDAKIESELAELDDESAAELLESIGQTERGLDALARAGFHTLKLQTYLTVGPKEARAWVIHQGDTAPKAAGVIHTDFEKGFIKAEIVSYDDLIDAGSMAAAKAAGKVRMEGKDYVMADGDVVEFRFNV; encoded by the coding sequence GTGAGCCTGAGCCTGGGAATCGTGGGCCTACCCAACGTGGGCAAGTCGACACTGTTTAATGCGCTGACCCGCAACAACGTGGTGGCGGCGAACTATCCGTTCGCGACGATCGAACCGAACGAGGGTGTGGTATCGCTGCCCGATCCGCGGCTCGACAAGCTGGCGGAACTATTCGGATCCGAGCGCATCGTTGCGGCGCCGGTCACCTTCGTCGACATCGCCGGAATCGTGAAAGGCGCCTCCGAGGGCGCCGGGCTCGGCAACAAGTTCCTGGCCAACATCCGCGAGTGCGACGCGATCTGCCAGGTGGTGCGGGTGTTCGCTGACGACGACGTCGTGCACGTCGACGGCAAGGTCGATCCGCGTTCCGACATCGAGGTGATCGAGACCGAGTTGATCCTCGCCGACATGCAGACGCTGGAGAAGGCCATCCCGAGGCTGGAGAAGGAAGCCCGCAACAACAAGGAGCGCAAGCCCGTGCACGAGGCGGCCGTCGCTGCCGAGGCCGTGCTGGACTCCGGCAAGACGCTCTTCGCGGCCGGTGTCGACGCGTCACTGCTGCGCGAGCTGAACCTGATGACCACCAAGCCGTTTCTGTACGTGTTTAACGCCGACGAGTCGGTGCTGACCGACGACGCCCGCAAGGCCGAGCTGAGCGCGATGGTCGCACCGGCCGACGCGGTGTTCCTCGACGCGAAGATTGAATCCGAGCTGGCCGAACTCGACGACGAGTCGGCGGCCGAGTTGCTTGAGTCCATCGGGCAAACCGAGCGTGGACTAGATGCGTTGGCGCGGGCGGGTTTTCACACTCTCAAGCTGCAGACCTACCTGACAGTAGGCCCAAAAGAGGCGCGCGCGTGGGTGATTCATCAAGGCGATACCGCGCCCAAGGCCGCCGGAGTGATCCACACCGACTTCGAGAAGGGCTTCATCAAAGCCGAAATCGTGTCGTATGACGACCTGATCGACGCCGGGTCGATGGCGGCGGCCAAGGCGGCCGGCAAGGTCCGGATGGAAGGCAAGGACTACGTGATGGCCGACGGTGACGTGGTCGAATTCCGGTTCAACGTCTAG
- a CDS encoding nuclear transport factor 2 family protein, which translates to MTTQLRLDTVLTAHFAAINSFDVDAIMETFADDALVNDFSREFWGTNRIRAFMAKEFVGDRVTIEPVEVVDNAGMWCVRCRYDGDYDKTGLPDPLVMTNYFRLRDGKIVSLFIIKNTEPQY; encoded by the coding sequence ATGACTACACAGCTCAGACTGGACACCGTGCTCACCGCGCACTTCGCCGCGATCAACAGCTTCGACGTGGACGCGATCATGGAGACCTTCGCGGACGATGCGCTCGTGAACGACTTCTCGCGGGAGTTCTGGGGCACCAACCGTATCCGCGCGTTCATGGCCAAAGAGTTTGTCGGCGACCGCGTCACGATCGAACCCGTCGAGGTCGTCGACAACGCCGGCATGTGGTGCGTTCGGTGCCGCTACGACGGTGACTACGACAAGACCGGTCTACCCGACCCGTTGGTCATGACGAACTACTTCCGCCTGCGTGACGGCAAGATCGTCAGCCTGTTCATCATCAAGAACACCGAACCGCAGTATTGA